DNA from Desulfuromonas sp. AOP6:
GCCGACCTCGTCAAAATAATGGATCAGCATGGCCAGCACCTGAGCGTCAACGCGGGGATCCTCCACGCCAATCACCTCGGCGCCAATCTGATGAAACTGACGATAGCGGCCTTTCTGGGGGCGTTCGTAACGGAACATGGGTCCCAGGTAATAGAGTCTGGCTACCGGATCCTGCGCATACATTTTGTGCTCGATGTAGGAGCGCATGACCGGTGCGGTCCCTTCCGGTCGCAAGGTCAGAGAGTTTCCACTTTTATCGTCGAAGGTGTACATTTCTTTTTCAACGATATCAGTGGTCTCACCGATGGAGCGGCAGAACAGCTCCGTTTTCTCGACCACCGGAACCCGAATTTCAGCAAAGCCGTAGGCGCCGAAAACTTTTCGGGCACTGCTTTCCAGAAATTGCCAGGTTTCGACCTCACCCGGCAGAATATCGTTCATTCCCTTAATGCCTGCAATACTCACGGATCTATTCCTTTTTTAAGCTGTATTTTCTGCACACAGAACCGGACCGCCACAAGGCCAGCTGCGCCATCAAGGCGCAGACCCCCTTCAGGAAGAACAATCGACGGAGATTCCCTGTCATGGAGTAGGAGTGTAAAACGCAGACGGACGGTGCGGAGACACAAGTCGGCAGAAACAGACGGCGGGAATCCGTTGCTCAGGGCCTGATTTCCCAGGCCCCACGAATCACGTTACGTGTTTTTTTCCCTTCGTACATCGCCCGGTCTGCCAGATCAACGATACTGTTGCGATCATCGGCATCGTCGGGAAAAATGGCACTCCCCACCGTGGCGGTCAGGCGACAGTTAATTCCCATCTCCTTGAGAAAAACATTCTCTTCTATGAGCTTGCGAATTCTCTCCGATACCAGGGCCGCCCCCTTGGCATCTGTCTCAATAAGAAGGGCGGTAAACTCATCTCCGCCGTAGCGAAACAGCGAATCGACCTCGCGAACGGCTTTGTGTAGAAGACTACCGACTTCCTTCAGCGCCGCACTGCCGGCCAAATGCCCGTGGGTGTCATTGACTTCTTTGAAGTGGTCGATATCGATAAACACCAGAGCAAACTTAAAACCAAAGCGCTCTGCCCGTCGTATCTCCTGCTCAAGCACGATCTGCAGATAACGATAATTGAAAAGTCCGGTAAGATCGTCGATATAAATAAGTTGTTGAACATCCTGATAACGTAATGAGTTTTCAAAGGCCAGCGCCGCCTGGTCCGACAGGAAGGCCAGATTCTCTTTGGGCAGCGGATGAGTAAGTTCCCCAGCCACCGGGTTGAAGACGACAATGGCGCCCTTCAACTCCCGGGAAAGAAAAAGAGGAAAAAGGCAGACTTCCTGGACATTGTCGGGCCACTCATCCTGTTTTCCCAGTTCAGAGCCTTTCAAAATGCGCACCGTTGTCAGGTCCGACAGATGAGCCCGTATGGATGTGGCCAATGAAAGGGCAGGAGACGAATCGACTCCCTCCAACCCAGCAAGACGTAAACGGTCTCCATCACACAGAAGCATGGCAAAGCCGCGGCCATTGCCAACCTCCTTCAGCAGGGTATTTACCGCTTGGGGTAAAAGCTTGTCTATCTCCAGGTAGGACGCGAGGTTCTGGCCCTTCTGATAGAGGCGTATCTGGCTTTTCAGAAGGGTGTTTTCATCCAGAAGGCGGACCTGATCCAGGCAGGAACGAACGACATGCCGCAGCTCTTCAGGATTGAAAGGCTTGATGAGATAGTCCCGGGCGCCGCCTTTAAGGGCCTTGATAGCGGTCTCCAAGGTGGCATGCCCGGTGACCAGAATGACTTCAGGTGGGTTTTCCATGTTGCGAACCAGGTGCAAAACCTCCAGCCCGCTGATATCCGGCATGACCATGTCGGTCAAAAGAATATCGACCCCTCCACTGGCGACCCGCTCAAGGGCCGCATTACCGGATGCGTAAGATTCGACGTCGTAACCTTCCTCGCTCAGAAGCTCGGAATACATCCGGCGAAAAAAAAGCTCGTCGTCAACAACCAGTATTGTGGGTTTTTTCATTCAAAAAGGTCCCCCTTGAGTACAGCCCGAAGCTAACAA
Protein-coding regions in this window:
- a CDS encoding diguanylate cyclase: MKKPTILVVDDELFFRRMYSELLSEEGYDVESYASGNAALERVASGGVDILLTDMVMPDISGLEVLHLVRNMENPPEVILVTGHATLETAIKALKGGARDYLIKPFNPEELRHVVRSCLDQVRLLDENTLLKSQIRLYQKGQNLASYLEIDKLLPQAVNTLLKEVGNGRGFAMLLCDGDRLRLAGLEGVDSSPALSLATSIRAHLSDLTTVRILKGSELGKQDEWPDNVQEVCLFPLFLSRELKGAIVVFNPVAGELTHPLPKENLAFLSDQAALAFENSLRYQDVQQLIYIDDLTGLFNYRYLQIVLEQEIRRAERFGFKFALVFIDIDHFKEVNDTHGHLAGSAALKEVGSLLHKAVREVDSLFRYGGDEFTALLIETDAKGAALVSERIRKLIEENVFLKEMGINCRLTATVGSAIFPDDADDRNSIVDLADRAMYEGKKTRNVIRGAWEIRP